The following are encoded together in the Arcticibacterium luteifluviistationis genome:
- a CDS encoding SusC/RagA family TonB-linked outer membrane protein translates to MAIVFFLCLDTQAQTKTVNGTVTDGLDNTALPGASVLVSGTTVGTITDVDGKFSLTVPASAKQLVFSYVGYVLQNVPITGASQYTIVLDAEQGTLNEVVVIGYGSREKKDLTGAISTVSSKDISKSVSQSPELAMQGRMAGVFVSTPGGSAFARPQVRIRGISTFGYAEPLYVVDGIPLTEYGSGDTGGLTGDVRGNVNVLAMINPNDIESMSVLKDASAAAIYGVRAANGVILITTKKGKSGAPKIDMSISHSIQNVTKKLDMLDVNQFVNLYREAYANNPNEAGNLPEQFDASSPNYLGNSETYDWQTPLINSNAPNTDYSLRVSGGNEFTKYYVSGGYSTTEGSLEGNAMDRLSLAMNVDTKVNKYISTGVNFRLSHNKVIDQGAYGDLRYAAETSPWQPIYDPNGPYGYAPSISANFIPNPELGQVFENFSRPQYLPSIPPYVFDGDVNLLYGPETNSNGFGRAATSDNRYTLLRNMGSAFAQIEPIPGLKIKGTVSVDWLYNRRNSWSEFDNYLFSQTAGNPYTIGDGTSKGTYSERHTKNLNIIKEFSINYTKVINQNHHLDLLVNAMDQNYSYEFMSGRSSQILFSEEAFRNINTVQPYVTSASFREKNALQGYLGRVSYHYKSKYYLDATVRRDGASRFAPGYKWGTFPAVSAAWRLSQEPFMKDLTFIDDFKVRAGWGRLGNQETRSFAYLSLISNSPDYAFGSGNGNAIGTLKNGAALPDFPVEDLSWEIGETYSLGFDASFFKGKMTTTIEYYNRLTSGILQAAALPASVGNQNAPILNIAAVRNKGMEFQLGYNGNVGDLQYNFSGNLTTVDNTVEKTFRDQPFGGSGGRIEVGMPMNYLWGYKVDGIFQNQGEIDAWTATMTDGNNNNNFQPGDMYFQDVSGPDGVPDGVVNAEDRTFLANTIPGFYYGFNVGANYKGLDLSVFFQGVGDIYRYNGFRANGEGMLGAGNNQWTTTLDRWTEANPSTTMPRAVRSDPAQNTRYSNRFIESAAFLRLKNVQLGYAIPANLLETVGFINGARIYVGGSNLFVTSKWTGLDPEDTSPSGDLIPPVRSFTTGITASF, encoded by the coding sequence ATGGCAATCGTGTTCTTCCTTTGCCTCGATACGCAGGCTCAAACCAAGACGGTAAATGGTACCGTTACTGATGGCTTGGATAACACAGCACTACCCGGGGCTAGTGTTCTGGTAAGCGGAACCACCGTAGGAACTATTACCGATGTGGACGGAAAGTTTAGCCTGACAGTACCTGCATCGGCTAAGCAGCTTGTTTTTTCTTATGTAGGTTATGTTCTTCAAAATGTCCCTATTACCGGTGCTAGCCAATACACTATTGTATTAGATGCTGAGCAAGGAACACTTAATGAAGTGGTAGTTATTGGTTATGGTTCTAGAGAAAAGAAAGACCTAACCGGTGCTATATCTACGGTTTCTTCTAAAGACATTTCTAAAAGTGTTTCGCAATCACCTGAGTTGGCCATGCAAGGTCGTATGGCAGGTGTTTTTGTTTCTACCCCTGGTGGAAGTGCTTTTGCTAGACCACAAGTAAGAATTAGAGGGATAAGTACATTTGGCTACGCCGAACCACTATATGTAGTTGATGGAATTCCATTGACAGAGTATGGAAGTGGTGATACAGGTGGCTTAACGGGAGATGTTAGAGGTAATGTCAATGTATTGGCCATGATAAATCCAAACGACATTGAGTCTATGTCTGTACTTAAAGATGCTTCAGCTGCAGCTATTTATGGAGTAAGAGCTGCCAATGGTGTTATTTTGATAACCACTAAAAAAGGTAAGTCGGGTGCTCCCAAAATTGACATGTCTATATCACATAGTATTCAGAATGTGACAAAGAAACTGGATATGTTAGATGTAAACCAGTTTGTTAACCTATACAGAGAAGCTTACGCAAATAACCCGAACGAGGCGGGTAACCTTCCTGAGCAATTTGATGCTTCTAGCCCTAATTACCTTGGTAACAGTGAAACATATGATTGGCAAACGCCCCTTATAAACTCTAATGCTCCAAATACTGATTACAGTTTGAGAGTGTCGGGAGGAAATGAGTTTACCAAATATTACGTTTCTGGTGGTTACAGTACCACAGAGGGTTCGCTTGAGGGAAATGCTATGGATAGGCTCTCTTTGGCTATGAATGTAGATACTAAAGTCAATAAGTATATTTCCACTGGCGTAAATTTTAGGTTATCACATAATAAAGTTATTGACCAAGGTGCTTACGGCGATTTAAGATATGCTGCTGAAACGTCTCCTTGGCAACCAATTTATGACCCAAATGGCCCTTATGGCTATGCTCCATCTATCAGTGCTAACTTTATTCCTAATCCTGAATTAGGACAAGTTTTTGAAAACTTTAGCCGTCCACAGTATTTGCCATCTATTCCTCCTTATGTTTTTGATGGTGACGTAAATCTTCTTTATGGTCCAGAAACTAATTCAAATGGTTTTGGACGTGCGGCTACTTCTGATAATAGGTACACTTTACTTAGAAATATGGGTTCAGCATTTGCACAAATAGAGCCTATTCCTGGATTGAAAATTAAAGGTACAGTGAGTGTTGACTGGCTTTATAATAGAAGAAATTCTTGGTCGGAGTTTGATAACTATCTTTTCTCACAAACTGCCGGTAATCCTTATACTATAGGAGACGGAACATCAAAAGGTACTTACAGTGAGCGTCATACTAAGAACCTGAATATCATAAAAGAGTTTAGTATTAACTATACCAAGGTTATTAACCAAAACCATCATTTAGATTTATTGGTAAATGCCATGGACCAGAACTATTCTTATGAGTTCATGAGTGGCAGATCTTCGCAAATATTGTTTTCTGAAGAAGCTTTTAGAAATATCAATACAGTTCAGCCTTATGTTACTTCAGCCTCATTTAGAGAGAAAAATGCACTTCAAGGCTATTTAGGAAGAGTTAGTTATCATTACAAGAGCAAGTATTATTTAGATGCCACGGTAAGAAGAGACGGTGCTTCAAGATTTGCTCCAGGTTATAAATGGGGAACGTTCCCTGCTGTTTCAGCTGCATGGAGACTTAGTCAAGAACCATTTATGAAAGACTTGACTTTTATTGACGATTTTAAAGTAAGGGCTGGTTGGGGTAGACTAGGAAACCAAGAGACTCGTTCTTTTGCTTATTTGTCTCTTATTTCTAATAGTCCAGATTATGCCTTTGGCTCTGGTAATGGAAACGCTATTGGTACTTTGAAAAATGGGGCTGCCTTACCAGACTTTCCTGTAGAAGATTTAAGTTGGGAGATAGGCGAAACGTATAGTTTAGGTTTTGATGCTTCGTTTTTCAAAGGAAAAATGACCACAACTATTGAGTATTATAACAGATTAACTTCTGGGATTCTACAAGCTGCTGCTTTACCAGCAAGTGTTGGTAATCAAAATGCACCAATTCTAAACATAGCTGCAGTAAGAAACAAGGGGATGGAGTTTCAGTTAGGGTATAACGGAAACGTAGGTGACTTACAGTATAACTTTAGCGGTAACCTTACTACGGTTGATAATACGGTAGAGAAAACTTTCCGTGACCAACCTTTTGGCGGCAGCGGTGGACGTATTGAAGTAGGAATGCCTATGAATTATCTATGGGGTTATAAAGTAGATGGCATATTCCAAAACCAAGGAGAAATAGATGCTTGGACAGCCACAATGACGGATGGAAATAACAATAATAATTTCCAACCGGGTGATATGTATTTCCAAGATGTAAGTGGACCAGATGGTGTACCTGATGGCGTAGTAAACGCAGAAGACCGTACATTCTTAGCCAATACAATTCCTGGTTTCTATTATGGATTTAATGTTGGAGCTAATTATAAGGGCTTAGACCTATCTGTTTTCTTCCAAGGAGTAGGAGACATTTATAGATATAATGGCTTTAGAGCAAACGGAGAAGGAATGTTAGGTGCTGGTAATAACCAGTGGACTACTACCCTTGATAGATGGACAGAAGCAAATCCTTCTACTACCATGCCAAGAGCAGTAAGGTCTGACCCAGCACAAAATACTAGATACTCTAATCGGTTTATTGAAAGTGCTGCATTCTTACGCCTTAAAAATGTACAGTTAGGTTATGCTATACCAGCTAATCTTTTAGAAACAGTTGGTTTTATCAATGGGGCTAGAATTTATGTGGGTGGTTCTAACCTGTTTGTGACTTCAAAATGGACTGGTCTTGACCCAGAAGACACAAGCCCAAGTGGAGATTTAATTCCACCAGTTAGGTCATTTACTACAGGTATAACGGCATCCTTTTAA
- a CDS encoding GntR family transcriptional regulator — translation MRELAYTNDACFAIDERSETPKFLQIANRILSQIEDGIYQPGDRLPSINETSEEFLMARATVEKAYKKLFQSGHVKSTYRKGFFITEQKKVKRVLLIFGKITENTLAIYNSLSSQLDKTYKIDICLHEYRKEYLLERLEKQAGDYHHFVVVSSHLNEANDMKDGFSKIPNERLIFIDSEQTDALSACSSINYSNYANFKNVLFKNAEVFQKYRTIYFVTTDNEYIPAEWYTEFLLFAKLNNLDARIIDSPDEVEVTDGVAFMVFDNAHLVSIVKDLKRKDLTIGENVGVVSFGDSIYKELIAGGISVIKTDTEAVSNSLRSIITKNQKQSVNIPMLLIKRNSL, via the coding sequence ATGAGAGAATTAGCCTACACTAACGATGCATGCTTTGCTATTGATGAGCGAAGCGAAACTCCAAAATTTTTACAAATTGCCAATAGGATTTTATCGCAAATAGAAGATGGTATTTACCAACCTGGCGATAGGTTACCTTCCATTAATGAAACCAGTGAAGAGTTTCTGATGGCAAGAGCAACGGTAGAAAAAGCATACAAAAAACTTTTTCAAAGTGGCCACGTAAAGTCCACTTATCGGAAAGGTTTTTTTATTACAGAGCAAAAGAAAGTAAAGCGTGTGCTGTTGATATTTGGCAAAATAACAGAGAACACTTTGGCCATTTATAATAGTTTATCGTCGCAGTTAGATAAGACCTATAAAATTGATATCTGTCTGCATGAGTATAGAAAAGAATACCTTTTAGAGCGACTAGAAAAACAAGCGGGAGACTATCATCACTTTGTAGTAGTTTCATCACATCTTAATGAAGCAAATGACATGAAAGATGGCTTCAGTAAGATACCTAATGAAAGGCTTATTTTCATTGATTCTGAACAGACAGATGCCTTATCAGCTTGCTCTAGCATCAATTATAGCAACTATGCTAATTTTAAAAATGTGCTCTTTAAAAATGCGGAGGTATTTCAAAAGTATAGAACGATCTACTTTGTAACTACTGATAATGAATACATTCCAGCAGAATGGTACACCGAATTCTTGCTTTTTGCTAAGTTGAATAATTTAGATGCTCGCATCATTGATTCACCAGATGAAGTAGAGGTGACCGACGGAGTAGCCTTTATGGTTTTTGATAATGCACATTTGGTGTCTATTGTCAAAGATTTAAAAAGAAAAGACTTAACTATTGGGGAAAATGTAGGTGTAGTTTCTTTTGGAGATTCTATTTATAAAGAACTAATCGCAGGCGGTATTTCAGTTATAAAAACCGATACGGAAGCTGTAAGTAACTCGCTTCGCTCAATAATCACAAAGAATCAAAAACAAAGTGTCAATATTCCGATGCTTCTTATCAAAAGGAATTCGCTTTAA
- a CDS encoding multiheme c-type cytochrome gives MKRIIYVLILVGFIAAAVYAIFFRDKVMPLTQSWETPIPHQEIPEGLVSLKSEDCGVCHQEHYAEWKLATHAHAWTDLQFQAELQKESSPFMCINCHIPLQNQQEEIVTGLINGDIYRPVKERNPFFDPVLQQEGINCASCHVRNNEIIGTQGTGMAPHKVKVAPELLSENLCISCHNANAVITPTLACTFETGDEWKAGPFYGEKNCKDCHMEDVERSIVPGFPVRKSHRHFFSGSGIPKFDSVKTTMLNGYNFYPDKLAKSYLNEEAFIYKLRLKNENAGHKVPTGDPERFFLIELTLSTETGKLIKTEKYRIGEEWEWYPEAKKMSDNNMLPGEERTFKIQTDINQKGTYILKAKVTKHRLNKENAEYNKLGEKYPLFVTVFEELQTFNVD, from the coding sequence TTGAAGCGAATAATCTACGTTCTTATTTTGGTCGGTTTTATAGCTGCCGCGGTTTATGCCATCTTTTTTAGAGATAAGGTGATGCCTTTGACGCAGTCTTGGGAAACACCTATTCCGCATCAAGAAATTCCAGAAGGGCTAGTTTCTTTAAAGTCGGAAGATTGTGGTGTGTGCCACCAAGAGCATTATGCTGAATGGAAGTTAGCCACGCATGCCCATGCATGGACAGACCTTCAGTTTCAGGCAGAACTCCAAAAAGAGTCAAGCCCTTTTATGTGCATTAACTGCCATATTCCGCTTCAAAACCAACAAGAAGAAATAGTTACAGGACTTATAAATGGAGATATTTACAGGCCTGTAAAAGAGCGTAACCCATTTTTTGACCCAGTACTTCAGCAAGAAGGTATAAACTGTGCTAGCTGCCATGTGCGGAATAATGAAATCATAGGAACGCAAGGAACAGGAATGGCTCCACATAAAGTGAAGGTAGCTCCTGAGTTACTATCAGAGAATCTTTGTATTTCTTGCCATAATGCGAATGCCGTAATCACGCCAACTTTGGCCTGTACTTTTGAAACAGGTGATGAGTGGAAAGCAGGTCCATTTTATGGAGAGAAAAACTGCAAAGACTGCCACATGGAAGATGTGGAAAGAAGTATAGTGCCTGGTTTTCCTGTAAGAAAAAGTCACCGTCATTTCTTTTCAGGTTCGGGTATCCCAAAGTTTGATTCTGTTAAAACTACCATGCTGAATGGTTATAACTTCTATCCTGATAAACTGGCTAAATCTTATTTAAATGAGGAAGCATTCATTTATAAACTAAGGTTAAAAAACGAGAATGCAGGTCATAAAGTGCCAACTGGTGACCCAGAACGCTTTTTCTTAATAGAATTAACCCTTTCAACGGAAACTGGAAAATTAATAAAAACAGAGAAGTACCGAATAGGAGAGGAGTGGGAATGGTACCCTGAGGCTAAAAAAATGTCTGACAATAACATGCTTCCGGGTGAAGAACGAACTTTCAAAATTCAAACGGACATAAATCAAAAAGGGACTTACATTTTAAAAGCTAAAGTGACCAAGCATAGACTGAATAAAGAAAATGCCGAGTATAATAAACTTGGAGAAAAGTATCCTTTGTTTGTAACGGTGTTTGAGGAGCTTCAAACCTTTAACGTAGATTAA
- a CDS encoding hybrid sensor histidine kinase/response regulator transcription factor: MKKVLLLNLLLSTAYAQIDFKHLTTADGLSQSNVWQVIQDKKGFFWFATSDGLNRFDGYDFKVFRHELDNPNSLPINDITNVFADSKNSIWVSTRNNKLCRLNADGKTFQQHSISIGGNEVENLSISTFAESEGKLWIGTMEFGLFYYDYQTQEIDRAKVPSLRKSVTALFKDEQDLMWVGNKQGEVMIYNPTSKAISTFKIPKESSKKPFHYSITFIKKDSQGRIWVGTAGSGLFEFNIQTKIFRQELLDPNLYETVNLITDLIEDHDRNLWILTDYGAFFYPNGDSSKKVYLFPNPDNDKALSTHALKRGICDRDGNIVIGTWQGGINIKYAETEKFNSFRHQPFNAQSLLTDRVTALAHDEADNIWVSSTKGLTIISKNRKDFQRYTTENSTLPSNDINDLLATKNGNILISTWTEGFSLYETSSGKFIPFKLKGSKSVKTFARAGDGKVWIGTMERELYLFDENTKLVERVTHTTLVKILKEYDINLLYEDSNNNLWIGTYISGLVRWNLKTDEVKIFTADEKVGSLPCNAISTMHEDLQKRIWIGTSGCGLLLFDQKTETFQTHNKQNGLINNNVSSILEDRQQNLWIATNSGMSRYDPFSEKFENYNQSDGLVGHEFVKEAASQLPNGDLAFGNMQGMVVFKPEQVRKITSAPNPYLTDLKIFNESIDQGSSSAPTKLDMTQATELVFTPSQNIFSIEYTALSFHPYHNIKYAYKLSGFDTDWNYVGAQRTAPYSNLTEGTYTFMVKAAEGNSPWSKAKMVKITILPPWYRSWWAYGLYTILFLAAIVAWRQNILVRERLKADIRIKQLEAEAIKALDDTKSNFFTNISHEFRTPLTLILTPLDKLINDRSQKSQVKHQFLVMQRNAQRLLRLINQILDLSKVESHSLKPEITQNDIIAFLNRIVEYFEDLAKNKNITLTFQSNVASHQGYFDADIVEKIIYNLLSNAFKFTDGNGDIKVKVNIDEVSHALNFQIEDSGIGISREDMSHLFERFYQAQGETKQKKTGSGIGLALTNELVDLHLGSIKVESNEGVGTMFHVQLPMAASAYPEDWLNAAKDLDVPQLKTVKHNIETTPSSEVIANTLKPLLLIVEDNEELRQYLQECFLEDYRVITAENGKKGIEKAKSEVPDLVISDWLMPEMDGTEFCRAIRKSENTSHIPFLLLTSKSASTSQIEAFDMGIDDYITKPFNLNILETKVKSLIKNRQLLRDKWSKKILASPSEIELPAMEEQFIQKAIGFIEENIDDANFDSEQLELAMNMSRMQFYRKLKAIMNLSGTEFIRQVRLKRAIQLMDSGHFNVSEIAWQVGFNDPSYFSRCFKKEFGVSPLKYRKEGKDI, translated from the coding sequence TTGAAGAAAGTATTGCTCTTAAATCTACTCCTTAGCACAGCTTATGCTCAGATAGATTTTAAGCATCTCACCACGGCTGACGGATTATCCCAAAGTAATGTTTGGCAAGTAATTCAAGATAAAAAAGGCTTCTTTTGGTTTGCTACCTCCGATGGGTTAAATAGGTTTGACGGCTATGATTTCAAGGTTTTCAGGCATGAGTTAGACAACCCGAACAGCCTCCCGATTAACGACATCACCAATGTATTTGCTGATTCTAAAAACAGCATTTGGGTTTCTACCCGAAACAATAAACTATGTAGACTAAATGCTGATGGAAAAACCTTTCAACAACACTCTATTTCAATAGGAGGAAATGAAGTAGAGAACTTAAGTATTTCGACATTTGCTGAAAGCGAGGGCAAATTATGGATAGGTACCATGGAGTTTGGCCTTTTCTATTACGACTACCAAACCCAAGAAATTGACAGGGCTAAAGTACCAAGTTTAAGAAAATCGGTAACAGCTCTTTTTAAAGATGAACAGGACCTCATGTGGGTAGGTAATAAACAGGGAGAAGTTATGATTTACAACCCTACATCTAAGGCCATATCAACGTTTAAAATACCAAAAGAATCAAGTAAAAAACCTTTCCATTATTCTATCACCTTTATAAAGAAAGATTCGCAAGGAAGAATATGGGTAGGTACGGCAGGCAGCGGCCTTTTTGAATTTAACATTCAAACTAAAATCTTTAGACAGGAATTACTAGACCCAAACTTATATGAAACCGTAAATCTAATTACAGACCTTATAGAAGACCATGATAGAAACTTATGGATTCTTACAGACTACGGTGCATTTTTCTATCCTAATGGAGACAGCTCTAAAAAGGTCTATTTATTTCCCAACCCTGATAATGACAAAGCTTTAAGTACACATGCTTTAAAAAGGGGAATATGTGACAGAGATGGGAATATAGTAATAGGTACTTGGCAAGGTGGCATCAATATAAAGTATGCAGAAACTGAAAAGTTTAATTCATTCAGACATCAACCTTTTAACGCTCAAAGCTTACTCACAGACCGAGTAACAGCACTGGCTCATGATGAAGCTGATAATATTTGGGTGAGTTCTACCAAAGGACTTACCATCATTTCTAAAAACAGAAAGGATTTCCAGCGTTATACTACCGAAAATTCTACTTTACCGAGTAATGACATCAATGACCTTTTAGCCACCAAAAATGGAAATATCCTGATATCTACATGGACCGAAGGCTTTTCGCTTTATGAAACTAGCTCAGGAAAGTTTATTCCCTTTAAACTGAAAGGAAGTAAATCAGTCAAGACTTTTGCAAGAGCAGGAGATGGAAAAGTTTGGATAGGCACCATGGAGAGAGAATTATATCTCTTTGATGAAAACACAAAGTTGGTAGAAAGAGTAACCCATACCACTCTCGTAAAAATCCTAAAGGAATATGACATTAATCTCCTTTACGAAGACTCCAATAACAATCTCTGGATTGGCACTTATATATCTGGGCTGGTAAGGTGGAATCTAAAAACAGATGAAGTAAAGATTTTCACAGCAGATGAAAAGGTAGGCTCTTTGCCATGCAATGCTATTTCAACCATGCATGAAGACCTTCAAAAGAGAATATGGATTGGTACCAGTGGCTGCGGACTTTTATTATTTGACCAAAAAACAGAAACTTTTCAAACCCATAACAAACAAAATGGGCTCATAAACAATAATGTATCTAGCATTTTAGAAGACCGTCAACAGAATTTATGGATAGCCACTAATTCTGGCATGTCACGATACGACCCATTTTCTGAAAAGTTTGAGAATTATAATCAGTCTGACGGTTTAGTAGGTCATGAGTTTGTTAAAGAAGCTGCATCTCAGTTGCCAAATGGTGACTTGGCTTTTGGAAATATGCAAGGCATGGTAGTTTTCAAGCCGGAACAGGTCAGAAAAATAACCTCAGCCCCTAACCCATATCTAACCGACTTAAAGATATTTAATGAGTCCATAGACCAAGGAAGTAGCAGTGCACCTACAAAACTGGATATGACCCAAGCCACGGAATTGGTTTTCACTCCTTCTCAAAACATTTTCTCTATTGAATATACCGCTCTCTCTTTTCATCCTTACCATAACATAAAATACGCCTATAAGCTATCAGGCTTTGATACCGACTGGAATTATGTGGGTGCTCAGCGTACCGCTCCGTATTCTAATTTGACCGAAGGTACTTATACATTTATGGTAAAAGCTGCCGAAGGAAACAGCCCTTGGAGTAAAGCCAAAATGGTCAAAATAACTATTCTACCTCCATGGTATAGAAGCTGGTGGGCATACGGACTTTATACTATTTTGTTTTTGGCAGCTATTGTAGCTTGGCGACAAAATATTTTAGTAAGAGAGCGTTTAAAAGCAGACATTAGAATAAAACAGCTGGAAGCGGAAGCCATAAAGGCACTAGACGATACTAAATCAAACTTCTTCACCAACATCTCACATGAATTCAGGACGCCGCTAACTCTTATTTTAACACCACTAGATAAACTCATAAACGACAGAAGTCAAAAGAGCCAAGTCAAACACCAATTTTTGGTAATGCAACGAAACGCTCAAAGGCTGCTAAGACTTATCAATCAAATATTAGATTTATCAAAAGTAGAAAGTCACAGTCTAAAACCTGAAATCACTCAGAACGACATCATTGCTTTTCTAAATAGAATAGTAGAATACTTTGAAGATTTAGCGAAGAACAAAAACATCACCCTCACTTTTCAGTCAAACGTAGCATCCCACCAAGGTTATTTTGATGCAGACATCGTAGAAAAAATCATTTATAATCTACTTTCAAATGCCTTTAAATTCACTGACGGAAATGGTGACATCAAAGTCAAAGTGAATATTGATGAAGTATCACATGCCTTAAACTTTCAAATTGAAGATTCTGGAATTGGTATTTCAAGAGAGGACATGTCGCACCTTTTTGAACGATTTTATCAAGCTCAGGGAGAAACAAAACAGAAGAAAACGGGTTCTGGAATAGGATTGGCTCTTACCAATGAACTCGTCGATTTACATTTAGGAAGCATAAAAGTAGAAAGCAATGAAGGCGTAGGAACTATGTTTCACGTTCAGCTTCCTATGGCAGCTTCGGCATATCCAGAAGACTGGCTCAATGCCGCCAAAGACTTGGATGTGCCGCAGTTAAAAACTGTCAAACACAACATAGAAACCACTCCAAGTTCAGAAGTAATTGCCAACACTTTAAAACCACTCCTACTTATAGTAGAAGATAACGAAGAGCTACGCCAATACTTGCAAGAGTGCTTCTTAGAAGATTACAGAGTCATTACAGCAGAAAACGGTAAAAAGGGAATAGAGAAAGCTAAAAGCGAAGTACCTGACTTGGTGATTTCGGATTGGCTAATGCCTGAGATGGATGGAACTGAATTTTGTAGAGCTATTAGAAAGAGTGAAAATACAAGTCATATTCCGTTTCTGCTTTTAACTTCTAAGTCTGCTAGTACCAGTCAAATTGAAGCTTTTGATATGGGAATTGATGATTATATCACCAAACCATTTAACCTAAATATTCTAGAAACTAAGGTCAAAAGCCTTATCAAAAACCGTCAGCTGCTAAGAGATAAATGGAGCAAAAAGATTTTAGCATCGCCATCTGAAATAGAACTGCCAGCCATGGAAGAGCAGTTTATTCAGAAAGCTATTGGTTTTATTGAAGAAAATATTGATGATGCCAACTTTGACTCAGAACAGCTAGAACTCGCCATGAATATGAGCCGTATGCAGTTTTACCGAAAGCTAAAGGCCATTATGAATCTTTCTGGTACAGAATTTATTAGACAAGTCAGACTAAAACGAGCCATCCAGCTAATGGATAGTGGTCATTTCAATGTTTCGGAAATAGCTTGGCAAGTTGGATTCAATGACCCCTCGTACTTCAGTAGATGTTTTAAAAAGGAATTTGGCGTGTCTCCTTTAAAGTATAGAAAAGAAGGAAAGGACATTTAA
- a CDS encoding RagB/SusD family nutrient uptake outer membrane protein, translating to MKKRALFIFTFLCCSMLIYTSCDDSRIDLDPLSPTEASYFTEEGHYTKSVIGVYAKLTDLYWYNGGNSLHALWELPGDDITTTGTASFELFGTLQPADGKLNSFYQVTYQLINRANTTIQKLNEESGIITTAGYKDNMMGEALFLRGYGNFLLWNYFGTAPLIDERIQSSDKITPPSSSGTELLDQAIADFTAAANLLPSSWDSNNSGRVGKSAANGMLGKSLIFKGSATQSTESFAAALAALDKITDRELVADYADNFNAQTENNSESLFEFQASQPDNDNVWLPNDFQAGGVGSTSAYWGFYENHYSLFGTAPFIGTQKLMDAFEEGDPRIASTIDPSDLSFKKYWSTGDLKTNTGVGSANNPRILRYADILLLKAEAILESGGSASAAIDLINEVRTRARNMNPEGTVPANYSTAESDKAKVFDWVNKERLMELAGEEGTRWLDLRRWHMAGKINLGASYDFSSARDDVSFDVSKNLYFPIPLNEIDLNPNVQQNTGY from the coding sequence ATGAAAAAAAGAGCATTATTCATTTTTACATTTTTATGCTGTTCTATGCTGATTTACACCAGTTGTGATGATTCCAGAATAGACTTAGACCCGCTTTCACCTACAGAGGCGTCTTATTTTACAGAGGAAGGGCATTATACTAAATCAGTAATTGGCGTGTACGCTAAACTGACTGACCTTTATTGGTATAATGGCGGAAACTCGCTTCATGCATTATGGGAGCTGCCAGGTGATGATATCACTACCACAGGTACTGCTTCTTTTGAGCTCTTCGGTACTTTGCAGCCGGCTGATGGTAAACTTAACAGTTTCTATCAAGTAACGTATCAGCTTATCAATAGAGCAAATACGACCATTCAAAAACTTAATGAAGAGTCTGGAATAATTACTACTGCTGGTTATAAGGATAACATGATGGGCGAAGCTCTCTTTCTTAGAGGCTATGGTAATTTCTTGCTTTGGAATTATTTTGGAACGGCACCTTTGATAGATGAGCGAATTCAGTCTTCTGATAAGATTACGCCTCCTAGTTCTAGTGGAACAGAGTTATTAGACCAAGCTATTGCAGATTTTACGGCTGCTGCTAATCTATTGCCAAGCTCTTGGGATAGTAATAATAGTGGAAGAGTGGGCAAAAGTGCTGCTAACGGTATGTTGGGTAAGTCTTTGATATTTAAAGGAAGTGCTACGCAAAGTACGGAAAGCTTTGCTGCTGCTTTGGCTGCTTTGGATAAAATTACGGATAGAGAATTAGTAGCTGACTATGCCGATAACTTTAATGCTCAAACAGAGAATAATTCTGAGTCACTTTTTGAATTTCAAGCTTCTCAGCCAGATAATGATAATGTTTGGTTACCAAATGATTTCCAAGCTGGTGGTGTAGGTTCTACATCGGCATATTGGGGTTTTTATGAAAACCATTATTCTTTATTTGGAACAGCTCCTTTTATAGGTACACAGAAACTAATGGATGCCTTTGAAGAAGGTGACCCTAGAATAGCGTCTACTATTGACCCATCAGACTTGAGTTTTAAGAAATATTGGAGCACAGGCGACCTTAAAACTAATACAGGTGTAGGCTCTGCAAACAATCCAAGAATTTTAAGATACGCTGACATATTACTTCTAAAAGCAGAAGCTATTTTAGAAAGCGGAGGTTCGGCATCAGCAGCTATAGATTTAATTAATGAAGTTAGAACTAGAGCTAGAAATATGAATCCTGAAGGAACTGTTCCTGCTAATTACAGCACAGCCGAGTCTGATAAAGCTAAAGTTTTTGACTGGGTTAATAAAGAAAGATTAATGGAGCTGGCAGGTGAAGAAGGAACCAGATGGTTAGACCTTAGAAGATGGCACATGGCTGGAAAAATTAACTTAGGAGCAAGCTATGATTTTAGCTCAGCTAGAGATGATGTATCCTTTGATGTCTCTAAAAATCTTTACTTCCCAATACCGCTAAATGAAATTGATTTAAACCCGAATGTGCAGCAAAATACGGGTTACTAA